A genomic window from Methanovulcanius yangii includes:
- a CDS encoding carboxypeptidase-like regulatory domain-containing protein, protein MVCVLLLLVCTVQATTLDITVEDEDGDAIENAYIYIDGDYEGATDEYGEYEFDHSLDDTFELKVVKSDYDTWKDDIDEDEDSVTVVLESSIEEYDLVIYVYDADTLLPIHGAEVAIESEYGDTDEDDTDSSGAVTFVVTEETDYSIEVLDDDYAASSMDVEIADGDETVFIWLVNEDRVAFKVRDADTHLAIDGAEVIIDGDSKGLTGSGGLLFTRISGSGTHQVKVVCYGYETYSTSMTLDGSAVYQLIELAEATSYLTITVTDGHGNPLSGATVYIDGDRIGTTDADGEYRDPAMIEGTYTFTISKDYYEEWEEARTIGDTATIYATLPIIKTGVTVIVEEKDHTVVEGATVTLDGEVIGTTDAAGEVNVELEPGSGYTFDARKEEYKNASAVLDVEPGDGSKIVTITLEPEFNVVTAGLVVLGIVVLAVVIVGGLRVLRGRGGSSGRGRGGL, encoded by the coding sequence ATGGTGTGCGTGCTGTTGCTGCTGGTCTGCACCGTGCAGGCAACGACACTGGATATCACGGTTGAGGACGAGGACGGCGATGCGATAGAGAACGCCTACATTTACATCGATGGTGACTATGAGGGAGCAACGGACGAGTACGGTGAATACGAATTCGACCATTCGCTGGACGACACCTTTGAACTCAAGGTGGTAAAATCGGACTACGATACCTGGAAAGACGACATCGATGAGGATGAGGACTCGGTTACCGTCGTGCTCGAGTCGAGCATCGAGGAGTACGACCTGGTCATCTATGTCTACGATGCCGATACCCTGCTGCCGATACACGGCGCCGAGGTGGCAATCGAGAGTGAATATGGTGACACGGATGAGGATGACACCGACAGCAGCGGGGCTGTCACCTTCGTCGTGACCGAAGAGACGGACTATTCCATCGAGGTGCTGGACGACGACTACGCGGCCTCGTCCATGGACGTGGAGATAGCCGATGGTGATGAAACCGTCTTTATCTGGCTGGTGAACGAGGACCGGGTTGCATTCAAGGTCCGCGATGCCGATACGCATCTCGCCATCGATGGCGCAGAGGTGATCATTGATGGCGATTCAAAGGGCCTTACGGGGAGCGGCGGGCTCCTCTTCACCCGGATCAGCGGCAGCGGCACTCACCAGGTCAAGGTCGTCTGTTACGGATACGAGACGTACTCGACGAGCATGACGCTCGACGGGTCGGCAGTGTATCAGCTCATCGAACTTGCGGAGGCGACATCCTATCTCACGATCACGGTGACCGACGGCCATGGCAACCCCCTGTCCGGAGCAACGGTATACATCGACGGGGACAGGATCGGAACGACCGACGCGGACGGTGAATATCGCGACCCGGCAATGATCGAAGGGACATATACGTTCACGATCTCGAAGGATTACTACGAGGAGTGGGAGGAGGCCCGCACCATCGGCGACACCGCGACCATCTACGCCACCCTGCCGATCATCAAGACCGGGGTGACGGTCATCGTCGAGGAGAAGGATCACACCGTGGTGGAGGGGGCGACGGTCACGCTGGACGGTGAAGTGATCGGGACGACCGATGCGGCAGGCGAGGTGAATGTCGAATTGGAGCCGGGTTCGGGCTATACCTTCGACGCACGCAAGGAGGAATATAAAAATGCCTCTGCGGTCCTCGATGTCGAGCCCGGAGATGGTTCGAAGATCGTCACCATCACGCTCGAACCGGAATTCAACGTGGTCACTGCCGGGCTTGTCGTGCTCGGAATTGTCGTGCTCGCCGTCGTGATCGTCGGAGGGCTGCGGGTGCTCCGGGGCCGCGGCGGGTCTTCGGGGAGAGGGAGGGGAGGGCTGTGA
- a CDS encoding HEAT repeat domain-containing protein: MAPLGFLGRPNIAKMARCHDLEGLIRALEYPNDPAIRSAAAAALGETGDSRAVHPLIRALNDDEEEVRFAAFKAIRIVGRPAVEPLMAELRDDDSPHHDNVAKELVMIGEGAVEPLVAALADENERVVTAAAVALAEIRGPAIPPLITELQNGESSVRDIAAAVLAYIGTPAVRRLVIALMDNDPGTRRRIAGVLKEIGPAALPDLTTFLLAGDLRQRHGAAEALGYIADPATVEPLIHALDDMNPDVRHAAAEALVAIGEPAVLPLTNAMKTAAPGIRDSAADVLEQIGAPAVPPLIAAMEEEGSSIRSRAADILGCCGDPAAALPLTNVLGDPDENVRQAAAEALGKIGDLRAVGPLTTLLDDPDGNVRMRTIEALIRIGDDRATAPLLAALQNETTEIRSNSRYVLGTISRVPKGDPLMSALLEELRDDEPVSATAFFSPAITGTRTTFQRRYTDAQERVYELFRAPNPEKARAFLKTKSIPHPNYYLIVETPDGTWGLDRDGLFLEHLEPWQVCCTPNPDCDGTIVSWNPVRLEMAARGLADNFVCDVRCGRCGRVWTDGIRYQNITAVRCPACTAVNRVDSTSAVCYHL, translated from the coding sequence ATGGCACCTCTGGGCTTTCTCGGCCGCCCCAATATCGCAAAAATGGCGAGGTGCCATGATCTCGAAGGCCTTATCCGGGCGCTGGAATACCCGAACGACCCCGCCATACGCAGCGCCGCCGCCGCGGCGCTGGGGGAGACCGGCGATTCCCGTGCCGTCCACCCGTTGATTCGCGCCCTGAACGACGACGAGGAGGAGGTACGCTTCGCCGCCTTCAAGGCGATCCGGATCGTCGGCCGACCGGCGGTTGAACCCCTCATGGCCGAGCTTCGGGACGACGACTCCCCCCATCACGACAACGTTGCAAAGGAACTGGTAATGATCGGGGAGGGGGCTGTCGAACCCCTGGTGGCGGCACTCGCAGACGAGAACGAACGCGTCGTAACCGCGGCGGCCGTCGCCCTCGCAGAGATCCGGGGACCGGCGATTCCTCCCCTCATCACCGAACTGCAGAACGGGGAGAGCTCCGTCCGCGACATCGCCGCCGCCGTGCTGGCATACATCGGCACCCCGGCGGTGCGGCGGCTGGTCATCGCCCTCATGGACAATGATCCGGGCACCCGCCGCCGCATCGCGGGCGTCCTGAAAGAGATCGGCCCCGCCGCCCTGCCGGACCTGACCACATTCCTGCTCGCAGGCGACCTTCGGCAGCGGCACGGGGCCGCCGAAGCGCTCGGGTATATCGCGGACCCTGCAACCGTAGAGCCGCTGATCCACGCCCTCGACGACATGAACCCCGATGTCCGGCACGCCGCCGCCGAAGCGCTCGTCGCGATCGGGGAGCCCGCCGTCCTCCCCCTCACGAACGCCATGAAGACCGCGGCCCCCGGCATCCGGGACAGTGCCGCAGACGTCCTCGAACAGATCGGCGCACCCGCCGTCCCTCCACTCATCGCCGCGATGGAAGAGGAGGGAAGCAGCATCCGCAGCCGTGCCGCCGATATACTCGGATGCTGCGGCGACCCCGCTGCCGCCCTGCCCCTCACAAATGTCCTCGGCGACCCCGACGAGAACGTCCGCCAGGCCGCGGCCGAGGCCCTGGGAAAGATCGGGGACCTCCGTGCCGTGGGCCCCCTCACTACCCTCCTCGATGACCCGGACGGAAACGTCCGCATGCGGACCATTGAAGCGCTCATCCGGATCGGTGACGACCGGGCGACAGCCCCCCTCCTTGCGGCACTCCAGAACGAGACGACGGAAATACGCAGCAACAGCAGGTATGTCCTCGGGACGATCAGCCGCGTCCCCAAGGGCGACCCCCTGATGAGCGCACTTCTGGAGGAACTCAGGGACGACGAACCCGTCTCCGCCACGGCCTTCTTCTCCCCGGCGATCACCGGGACCCGCACCACCTTCCAGCGGCGGTACACCGATGCACAGGAACGTGTATACGAACTCTTCCGGGCGCCGAATCCTGAGAAGGCACGGGCCTTCCTGAAGACGAAGAGCATCCCCCATCCCAACTATTACCTCATCGTCGAGACACCGGACGGCACCTGGGGCCTCGACAGGGACGGCCTCTTCCTCGAACACCTCGAGCCGTGGCAGGTCTGCTGCACCCCCAATCCCGACTGCGACGGAACGATCGTCTCATGGAACCCCGTCCGGCTGGAAATGGCGGCCCGCGGCCTCGCCGACAACTTTGTCTGCGACGTCCGGTGCGGACGGTGCGGACGGGTCTGGACCGACGGCATCCGCTACCAGAATATCACGGCAGTTCGCTGCCCCGCCTGCACCGCGGTCAACCGGGTCGACAGCACAAGCGCCGTCTGCTACCATCTCTGA
- a CDS encoding Lon protease family protein, producing MITPLPPEQYRHRFDATLVDCTSTRDLKPLEEIVGQKRALAALTLGLNIGEKGFNIYVSGIYGTGRKTAVKKFLAELAKTRPQANDWIYVNNFENPYEPNAIRLPPGMGKEFRDDMAAFIEEAKRFIPKVFESEDYVDRRNAAIQGVEEEKGKLIEHVNEVAAQKGFVIQAGPQGLLSLPLKETGEPYQPEEFAALPPEVQAAFQKAKEELMGELRTTFRQLRELDQKGGETVETLNRDVALTAIGHRVAALKDKYEGIDEIHPYIDAVQKDIVENLIQFMPEAAQQQLPPQFANPFFRELALRKYEVNVIVDNTENGGAPVVFEQNPSYQNLFGKIEKEVQYGVVATDFTMIRPGSIHKANGGFLVMLVEDLFRNQFSWDGLKTALKTDEVVVEEPGERMGFISTKGIKPEPIPLGVKVVLIGTPEIYQILMNGDPDFSEFFKVRADFDTVMDRTEENVRNYASFICGLCEENDLRHLDPSGVARVIEYGSRLADDQNKLTTRFSRVADIIREASYYAGVDGEEYTSDRHIMKAVEEKIYRSNLIQEKVQEYITKGIFLIDTEGETVGQVNGLSVMGLGDIAFGRPSRVTASIGTGRGGIIDIEREAAMGGPTHTKGVLILSGYMNAAYAQDKPLSLSARLVFEQSYGGVDGDSASSTELYSILSALSGLPINQAIAVTGSVNQKGEVQAIGGVNEKLEGYYEVCKAKGLTGRQGAMIPASNVQNLMLKDEIIEAGKEGKFTIYPVATIDEGIEVLTGVPAGKRGPDGTFEEGTVNFLVDKRLREMAETMKEFKGGA from the coding sequence ATGATCACACCACTGCCGCCGGAACAGTACCGGCACCGGTTCGACGCGACGCTTGTCGACTGCACGAGCACCCGCGACCTCAAACCGCTCGAGGAGATCGTCGGGCAGAAGCGTGCCCTTGCGGCGCTCACCCTCGGCCTGAACATCGGGGAGAAGGGGTTCAACATCTACGTCTCCGGCATCTACGGGACGGGGCGAAAGACCGCGGTCAAAAAGTTCCTCGCTGAGCTTGCGAAGACCCGGCCGCAGGCCAATGACTGGATCTACGTAAACAACTTTGAAAATCCCTACGAGCCAAATGCCATCCGTCTGCCGCCGGGGATGGGAAAGGAGTTCAGGGACGATATGGCGGCCTTCATCGAGGAGGCGAAACGCTTCATCCCGAAGGTCTTCGAGAGCGAGGACTACGTCGACCGCCGCAATGCCGCCATCCAGGGGGTCGAGGAGGAGAAGGGGAAGCTGATCGAGCACGTCAACGAGGTGGCGGCGCAGAAGGGCTTCGTCATACAGGCAGGGCCGCAGGGGCTTCTCTCGCTCCCATTAAAGGAGACCGGCGAGCCGTACCAGCCGGAGGAGTTCGCGGCGCTGCCGCCGGAGGTGCAGGCGGCCTTCCAGAAGGCAAAGGAGGAGCTGATGGGGGAGCTTCGCACCACCTTCCGCCAGCTGCGGGAGCTCGACCAGAAGGGCGGGGAGACCGTCGAGACGCTGAACCGGGACGTCGCCCTCACCGCGATCGGCCACCGGGTGGCGGCGCTGAAGGACAAGTACGAGGGCATCGACGAGATCCACCCGTACATCGACGCCGTCCAGAAGGATATCGTGGAAAACCTGATCCAGTTTATGCCCGAGGCGGCCCAGCAGCAGCTTCCGCCGCAGTTTGCAAACCCCTTCTTCAGGGAGCTTGCGCTGCGCAAGTACGAGGTGAACGTGATCGTGGACAACACGGAAAACGGCGGCGCACCGGTCGTCTTCGAGCAGAATCCCTCCTACCAGAACCTATTCGGCAAGATCGAAAAGGAGGTCCAGTACGGGGTCGTCGCGACCGACTTCACGATGATCCGGCCGGGGTCGATTCACAAGGCGAACGGCGGCTTTCTTGTGATGCTCGTCGAGGATCTCTTCCGTAACCAGTTCTCGTGGGACGGCCTGAAGACGGCCTTGAAAACGGACGAGGTCGTCGTCGAGGAGCCGGGCGAGCGGATGGGCTTCATCTCCACGAAGGGCATCAAGCCCGAGCCGATTCCGCTCGGGGTGAAGGTGGTCCTCATCGGCACTCCCGAGATTTACCAGATCCTCATGAACGGCGACCCGGACTTTTCGGAGTTCTTCAAGGTCCGGGCCGACTTCGACACCGTGATGGACAGGACGGAGGAGAATGTGCGCAACTACGCCTCCTTCATCTGCGGGCTCTGCGAGGAGAACGACCTGCGCCATCTCGACCCGTCGGGGGTGGCACGGGTGATTGAGTACGGCTCGCGCCTCGCGGACGACCAGAACAAGCTCACCACCCGGTTCTCACGGGTGGCCGATATCATCCGGGAGGCGAGCTACTACGCGGGCGTGGACGGGGAGGAGTATACGAGTGACCGCCACATCATGAAGGCCGTCGAGGAGAAGATCTACCGCTCGAACCTCATCCAGGAGAAGGTGCAGGAGTACATCACGAAGGGGATCTTCCTCATCGACACCGAGGGCGAGACGGTCGGACAGGTGAACGGGCTCTCCGTGATGGGGCTTGGCGATATCGCCTTCGGCCGCCCGTCACGGGTGACCGCCTCGATAGGGACCGGACGGGGCGGGATCATCGACATCGAACGCGAGGCCGCGATGGGCGGCCCGACGCACACGAAGGGCGTCCTCATTTTATCGGGCTACATGAACGCGGCATATGCGCAGGACAAGCCGCTCTCGCTCTCGGCCCGTCTCGTCTTCGAGCAGAGCTACGGCGGCGTCGACGGCGACAGCGCCTCGAGCACCGAACTCTACTCGATCCTTTCGGCCCTCTCCGGCCTGCCCATCAACCAGGCGATCGCGGTCACGGGCTCCGTGAACCAGAAGGGCGAGGTGCAGGCGATAGGCGGCGTCAACGAGAAGCTCGAGGGGTACTATGAGGTCTGCAAGGCGAAGGGGCTCACCGGCAGGCAGGGAGCGATGATTCCTGCGAGCAACGTCCAGAACCTGATGCTCAAAGACGAGATCATCGAGGCCGGAAAGGAAGGAAAGTTCACCATCTACCCGGTCGCGACGATCGACGAGGGCATCGAGGTCCTCACCGGTGTTCCGGCCGGGAAGCGGGGGCCCGACGGGACGTTCGAGGAGGGAACGGTGAACTTCCTCGTTGATAAAAGGCTCCGTGAGATGGCGGAGACGATGAAGGAGTTCAAGGGCGGGGCGTGA